Genomic DNA from Candidatus Gastranaerophilales bacterium:
ACGGTAATAACATTTCTGGGTTGTGCCAGATAACAAACTACTTTTACATAATCACCCTGTACCAAAAGATTGTTGGGATTGTCAAAAGTAGCCCTAACCAAAACAGTACCGGTGCTTGGGTCTAATTGATTATCTACAAATTTTATTTTGCCGGGTATAGGGTAAATAGTATCATCGGCAAGTTTAATTTTAACTTTTATATCATCAAATTCTTTCATTTGGGATGCTTTTTTAACGGCTAAAAACTCTTTGCTTTTCAAATTAAAATCAACCTGAATAGGGTTAGTACTCACAACAGTGGCTAATGTGCCAACAGAAGGACCTACAAGATTTCCTTCCGTAATAAGAATTTTTCCTATTTTACCGTCTATAGGAGAGTATATTTTAGTGTAGCCGTAATTAATTCCGGCTTGGACAACACTTGCCCTATTTGAATCTACAGCAGCTTTGTCCATATCTCTTGCCGCCAGTTTCTCATCATATTCGGCTTTGCTTATATAATCATCTTTTACCAATTGTGCCGCTCTTTTCAGATTAATTTGTGCGTTTTTTAAAGATGCCTGAGAATTTCTTAAATTTGCACCTGCTTCATTAAGTCTTGCAGCATAGGTTTGAGGCTCTATTTGAAAAAGCAGGGCGCCCTTTTTTACATCGGCTCCTTCTTTAAAAAACCTTTTTTGAAGATAGCCGTCTATTCTGGCTACGATATCAACGCTATAAGTAGAATTAATTCTGCCCGTTGATTCTATGGAGTCTATTATATTTTCTCTTGCTATAGTTTTAACATCAACTATAGCAATCTTCTTGACAGGTTCTTGCTTATTGCACCCGGATGCAAACACCACGAAGGACATTGCCAAAATTAGCATATATTTTTTATCGAACATTCTATTTTTCCCTCTCGCATAATCTCTTTATTTTTTATTTTAGCACCAATAAAAACAATCGACTAATTTGTAAATCAAATTGTTCGATTATTTACTTCATCTATTGTTTCAAAGCTTTCTTTCATATAAAAGCATACTCTTCAAGTTTTTTAACTAAGTCATAATTACCGGCATCAAGCCCTTTGACCTTAAGCGCATAAATAAGAATTTGAGCTAAATTAGCGGCTTTACCTTTTGCTAATTGATTAAAATAAAACCACTCAAAGTTATTAGGCAGCCTTAACGACCAATTTTGCTCTCCCGATGTTCCGGGTTTATTATAAACATCTTCTATTCCGAAAAAGTCAGTGAAAAAGAGCTGAATATTTTGAGAATTTGCGGTAAATAATTCAACAAGTTTCGCCTTGGTGAGTTCCTGTGCATTCTTGGATAACTCTACAGCATAAGAATCTATATAATTTTTATCCAAACATAAATCCGCCGATAAATTTTTGGCATGCAAGTATCCTTCTGCCGTGTTAATCATTGATTTTGCCCACATAGAAACAGGTTCATTGTCGTGAGTACCAACCATTATCCAGCTGTTAGCATCTGTATTAATGCCTCTGTAGGGATGTTCGGGTTTCTCAGGCTTAACGAACTGGGTTAATCTCATACCGCTAAGCTCAAACTGCTCCATAACTTTTTCAACGGGATATGTCAAAGTACCCAAGTCTTCACATATAATGGAATCTTTACCTATACCTTCCGCTTTTGCCGCTGCCATAACTATTTTTTCAATTAAAGCGGCGTATCTTGAGATTTGTTCTTTGGTAAGAGATTTAACTCGGTATTCGCTGTCTGAATCAAATTCCAAATTCAAATCACTTTCTTTTGCTATTGCATATCGGGAAAGCTCCGGATGTTCGGGAGAAGAATAAAGTCTTCCTGCTCCTTCCTGAGCTTTTGGCTTAAATCCTTCTTTGTAAACCCAAGGGTCGACCAATCCCACAAAGTGGTCAATCCTGACACCGCCGGGGTTTTCTTTAAACATCTTCCTGTAAAGGTTAAACATTAGTTTGCCGCCTTCACCCAAAGAGCCGTTTTTGTTAAACATTTTCTCAGGGTTCATAACACTAAAACCCCATGCCTGACCGTCTTTTGAAAAATAATCCGGAGGACAGCCCAAACACCAGCCTTTTAAGAACAATGCCTGATTAGCCCAGCAATCTCTGTCTGAAAAAGCCACTTGCCTGTCCGCTATCATTTTTATGCCTTTAGAAAGCGCATAATTCTTCATTTCTTCTTTTTGTTTTGCCGCTATGAACTGGCAGAAATTATAAAACTCAATTTCGTTAACATATTTGGATTGAATTTCTTTAATTCTTTGTGCTGAGGCAATTTGACCTTCCTTTGTATTCATATTGAAAAGATTTCTGTCAATTTCATCATCCCATGCAGGCCAGTAATCATTGTTATGCTTTACCGATAATGCTTCATAAAGAGCATCCTTTTCAAGCCAGTCATTATTTTGGGCAGTAAATTTATCAAGCTCTTTTTTCATTGCAACAGCCTGCTTATCCTTTTTAACAAGTTTAAGGTTGAACGAGCTGAAAGCTTCTTTCAGGGCCGTCATTTGATTTGTAAAGATATAAGAGTAAGCTACTTTGTTAACTCCTTTGTTAGGGTTGTTTTCAACTATTGAGTTAAAAGTTTCGCTGCTCAAAAGGTTTGCATAATTATCCTGCGTTAATTCATATAAGTCTATAAACAAAGGATTATTCGAAAAAACTGTCCCCGTATAAGGTGAAGCATCGATAGCTTTTGTTTTTCCGGCAGGTCCAAGCTGAATGCTTGTGAAAATTCCTTGCGCAAAATCAACCAGTTTCTTGGCTCCTTCCGAGCAAAAAGACCCCATGCCTGTATCTTGAAATTCAACAGAAGGGAAACTTGCACCATGGATAATCAATGAAAATTGTTTCTTATTAAGCAATTCCAGTGCTTTTCTAATCGTTTGTTTATAGTCTTGTCCAAGCTTTAAAATAGTTTGAGTTTCAGGCATGTTTTGCGTACCTATATAGTCTAATCGTAAAAACATTATATTATTTAAAAAAAAATTATAAAAGGGCTTGAATGATATCTTTTACAATACTAAATAATATCCCGGCTTCACCCCAATCCCGACCTCTCAACTTCCCAGCTTCTCAACTTCCCAGCTTCTCAACTTCCCAGCTTCTCAACTTCCCAGCTTCCCAGCTGCTTAGCTGCAAACTCTTCACCTCAATTAATCTTTGTGATTTAATATTTAACAGATACTGGAAAGAGGTAAAAAAAGTGAACGCAAGAAGAGCTTCAAGAGAACTTATAATTATGGTTCTTTCTCAAATAAAACTTGAAAAGAAAGACTTTGATATAGATGAAATATTATTAAACTCGGTAAGAACACTGGTAAGTAACGCTAACGATGATTTAAAAACGACTACAACAAGTCTTATAAATGTAAAAGAATATATTCAAAACCTTGAATTAAACGCGGACGTAAATAAAACAAGACCAATCGGCGTAAAAAATATCGCCGTACAACTGCCTATGACAAAAGATTTTGAAGAAAAGATAGATATACTTTTAGATGTTGTAGAAAAATGCTATCAGGCAACGGAAATATCCGAGCTGGCGCTTTTGGAGGAAGTAAACGAAGTTAAATCTTACGCAAGAGGAATAGTGGAATTAATAAGGGATAACCGCCAAAAGATTGACGATGCAATAAGTGAATCCGCTATAGGCTGGGACATTAAAAGAATGGTGGCAATAGACCTTTCTATTTTAAGAATGGCTGCTTGCGAACTGTTCTTTTCAAAAGACGTTCCGGTTAAAGTCATTGTAGATGAAGCCGTAGAGATAGCAAAAAAATACTCCACGGATGAAAGCACGTCTTTTATCCACGGAATTTTGGGCAAAATCGCAGAAGTTAACAAAATAAAGAAATAAAGTTTATGTTTAATTTTTTCAGAAAAAAAGAAAAACCCGTTAAGGAAGCTGAGCAGCTGGGCAGCTTAGAAGCTGAGAATACCAACGAGAAGGAAGCTGAGCAGCTGGGCAGCTCGGAAGCTGAGAATACCAACGAGAAGGAAGCTGAGCAGCTGGGCGGCTTAGAAGCTGAGAATACCAACGAGAAAGAAGCTAAGCAGCTGGGCGGCTCGGAAGCTGAGAATGCTGTTGAAGAAATTATTGAAGAAACGAAAGAAGAGCCGCAAAAAAATG
This window encodes:
- a CDS encoding efflux RND transporter periplasmic adaptor subunit, whose product is MFDKKYMLILAMSFVVFASGCNKQEPVKKIAIVDVKTIARENIIDSIESTGRINSTYSVDIVARIDGYLQKRFFKEGADVKKGALLFQIEPQTYAARLNEAGANLRNSQASLKNAQINLKRAAQLVKDDYISKAEYDEKLAARDMDKAAVDSNRASVVQAGINYGYTKIYSPIDGKIGKILITEGNLVGPSVGTLATVVSTNPIQVDFNLKSKEFLAVKKASQMKEFDDIKVKIKLADDTIYPIPGKIKFVDNQLDPSTGTVLVRATFDNPNNLLVQGDYVKVVCYLAQPRNVITVPQEAVLESAKGKYVYTVNKDKKADIAFIEVSDSYDGNWIVTGGLQEGDVVAVRGLQQLQPDIPVITSGELKASKKQQSAEQELDRRKDFGQKVITKIKKIFQKGAKNEQ
- a CDS encoding 4-alpha-glucanotransferase, which produces MFLRLDYIGTQNMPETQTILKLGQDYKQTIRKALELLNKKQFSLIIHGASFPSVEFQDTGMGSFCSEGAKKLVDFAQGIFTSIQLGPAGKTKAIDASPYTGTVFSNNPLFIDLYELTQDNYANLLSSETFNSIVENNPNKGVNKVAYSYIFTNQMTALKEAFSSFNLKLVKKDKQAVAMKKELDKFTAQNNDWLEKDALYEALSVKHNNDYWPAWDDEIDRNLFNMNTKEGQIASAQRIKEIQSKYVNEIEFYNFCQFIAAKQKEEMKNYALSKGIKMIADRQVAFSDRDCWANQALFLKGWCLGCPPDYFSKDGQAWGFSVMNPEKMFNKNGSLGEGGKLMFNLYRKMFKENPGGVRIDHFVGLVDPWVYKEGFKPKAQEGAGRLYSSPEHPELSRYAIAKESDLNLEFDSDSEYRVKSLTKEQISRYAALIEKIVMAAAKAEGIGKDSIICEDLGTLTYPVEKVMEQFELSGMRLTQFVKPEKPEHPYRGINTDANSWIMVGTHDNEPVSMWAKSMINTAEGYLHAKNLSADLCLDKNYIDSYAVELSKNAQELTKAKLVELFTANSQNIQLFFTDFFGIEDVYNKPGTSGEQNWSLRLPNNFEWFYFNQLAKGKAANLAQILIYALKVKGLDAGNYDLVKKLEEYAFI
- the nusB gene encoding transcription antitermination factor NusB, which produces MNARRASRELIIMVLSQIKLEKKDFDIDEILLNSVRTLVSNANDDLKTTTTSLINVKEYIQNLELNADVNKTRPIGVKNIAVQLPMTKDFEEKIDILLDVVEKCYQATEISELALLEEVNEVKSYARGIVELIRDNRQKIDDAISESAIGWDIKRMVAIDLSILRMAACELFFSKDVPVKVIVDEAVEIAKKYSTDESTSFIHGILGKIAEVNKIKK